In one window of Nocardiopsis aegyptia DNA:
- a CDS encoding cytochrome P450 family protein, with translation MSADATRPGFPAAFPAVAVLASLPTKPFFLRTDPPEHDEQRRKVIPGFTVRRVRAMRPAIQRIADERIDAVLAGDAPTDLVRALALPVPSLVICRLLGVPYENHAFFEERARVPLAAGSGPTQIRRAFDDLHVYLGDLVARKEADPDDGLISGLVTRHLADGGMTREDVITTSMMLHLAGHGTTAHMIALSTVALLENPGRLAALRADPGLLPGAVEELLRYLNIADRVPARSASGRTWRGWSWRSSSARCSGAFPGCGCPSRRTSSPVCPRWACTACTNSPSRGRRS, from the coding sequence ATGAGCGCCGACGCCACCAGGCCCGGGTTCCCGGCCGCCTTCCCGGCGGTCGCGGTCCTGGCGTCCCTGCCCACGAAGCCGTTCTTCCTGCGCACGGACCCGCCGGAGCACGACGAGCAGCGGCGCAAGGTCATCCCCGGGTTCACCGTGCGGCGCGTGCGCGCGATGCGGCCCGCCATCCAGCGCATCGCCGACGAGCGGATCGACGCCGTGCTCGCGGGCGACGCGCCCACCGACCTGGTGCGCGCGCTGGCCCTGCCGGTCCCCTCACTGGTGATCTGCCGGCTCCTCGGCGTGCCCTACGAGAACCACGCGTTCTTCGAGGAGCGGGCACGCGTCCCCCTGGCGGCGGGCAGCGGGCCGACGCAGATCCGGCGAGCCTTCGACGACCTGCACGTCTACCTCGGCGACCTCGTCGCCCGCAAGGAGGCCGACCCCGACGACGGCCTCATCAGCGGGCTCGTGACGCGCCACCTGGCCGACGGCGGGATGACCAGGGAGGACGTGATCACCACGAGCATGATGCTCCACCTGGCCGGGCACGGCACCACCGCGCACATGATCGCGCTGAGCACGGTCGCGCTCCTGGAGAACCCCGGCCGGCTCGCCGCCCTGCGCGCCGACCCGGGCCTGCTGCCCGGCGCGGTGGAGGAGCTGCTGCGGTACCTGAACATCGCCGACCGGGTCCCGGCCCGCAGTGCCTCGGGCAGAACCTGGCGCGGCTGGAGCTGGAGGTCGTCCTCGGCGCGCTGTTCGGGCGCGTTCCCGGGCTGCGGCTGTCCGTCCCGGCGGACGAGCTCCCCTGTCTGCCCCCGGTGGGCCTGCACGGCCTGCACGAACTCCCCGTCACGTGGTAGGCGCTCATGA
- a CDS encoding SbtR family transcriptional regulator — MASALMAGSARTARASAARVTSRAGVPSGRRTRRKGWSSRRSVYSAGGSKGHRRGSGKAGRSWIAVSWVLVGIATLYRRFPDRSSLVVAVVLDNLGIMRAELERVAEEGLDAWTGLLRVMRTFVLELRVGMMLPLMLEAVRGRESDGALEDAVRVATERRDEVLGRMARLVERAQAEGALRSDVAVGDVMIGFVQLSRPLPLGSREFGREATLRHFGLFADGLRAAPEGAPRTTELAGEPLTGEDIGAHLLLRVER; from the coding sequence GTGGCGTCGGCGCTCATGGCGGGGTCGGCCAGGACGGCACGTGCGTCGGCCGCGCGGGTGACGAGCCGGGCCGGGGTGCCGTCGGGCAGGCGTACGCGCAGGAAGGGGTGGTCGTCCCGCCGCTCGGTGTACTCGGCGGGCGGGTCGAAGGGGCACCGGCGCGGCAGCGGGAAGGCCGGCAGGTCGTGGATCGCGGTGTCGTGGGTCCTCGTGGGGATCGCGACGCTCTACCGGCGCTTCCCCGACCGGTCGTCGCTGGTCGTCGCGGTGGTGTTGGACAACCTGGGGATCATGCGGGCGGAACTGGAGCGCGTGGCGGAGGAGGGGCTGGACGCGTGGACCGGCCTGCTGCGGGTGATGCGCACGTTCGTCCTGGAGCTGCGGGTCGGCATGATGCTGCCGTTGATGCTCGAGGCCGTGCGCGGCCGTGAGTCGGACGGTGCGCTGGAGGACGCGGTGCGGGTCGCTACCGAGCGGCGCGACGAGGTGCTCGGCCGGATGGCGCGTCTGGTGGAACGGGCCCAGGCGGAGGGGGCGCTGCGCTCCGACGTCGCGGTGGGCGACGTGATGATCGGGTTCGTCCAGCTGTCCCGGCCGCTCCCGCTCGGCTCGCGGGAGTTCGGCCGCGAGGCGACCCTGCGGCACTTCGGGCTGTTCGCGGACGGACTGAGGGCGGCGCCCGAGGGTGCGCCGAGGACGACGGAGCTGGCGGGGGAGCCGCTGACGGGCGAGGACATCGGAGCCCACCTGCTCCTGCGGGTCGAGCGGTGA